One Glutamicibacter halophytocola DNA segment encodes these proteins:
- a CDS encoding tRNA (adenine-N1)-methyltransferase, protein MSEANSTAPHGAAARRGPFRVGDRVQLTDEKRRINTITLQNGGEFHTHKGVLPHEAIIGLPEGSVIENIDGFRYQALRPLAKDFVLSMPRGATVVYPKDAAQIVQFGDIFPGARVVEAGVGSGALSISLLRAVGDEGFLHSFERREEFADIARGNVSTVFGGDHPSWQISIGDFQDKVVELEEPGSVDRVVLDMLSPWECLDAVATVLAPGGVWTNYVSSVTQMSRVVEAIRASGQFTEPECFETLVRGWHVDGLAVRPDHRMVAHTAFLITCRRLADSADGIPKAKRIKEHSYSSEDLSAWTRDHDEQQWSAEALGERGISDKKLRRASRDAHQAVRVREAQNSDADSES, encoded by the coding sequence GTGAGCGAAGCCAACAGCACGGCACCCCACGGTGCGGCAGCCCGCCGCGGACCATTCCGCGTCGGCGACCGCGTGCAATTGACCGACGAAAAGCGCCGGATCAACACCATCACCCTGCAAAACGGCGGGGAGTTCCATACCCACAAGGGCGTCTTGCCGCATGAGGCGATCATTGGCCTTCCCGAGGGCTCTGTCATCGAGAACATCGATGGATTCCGCTACCAGGCGCTTCGCCCGCTGGCCAAGGACTTTGTGCTCTCGATGCCACGTGGAGCCACCGTGGTATACCCAAAGGACGCAGCCCAGATAGTCCAGTTCGGTGACATCTTCCCGGGTGCCCGAGTAGTGGAAGCCGGCGTGGGTTCTGGCGCGTTGTCGATTTCCCTGCTTCGGGCCGTGGGCGATGAAGGATTCCTGCACTCATTCGAACGCCGCGAAGAATTCGCCGATATCGCCCGTGGCAACGTCTCCACCGTATTCGGTGGCGACCATCCGTCATGGCAGATCTCCATCGGCGACTTCCAGGATAAGGTTGTCGAACTTGAAGAACCAGGCAGCGTGGATCGAGTGGTGCTCGACATGCTCAGCCCGTGGGAATGCCTGGATGCTGTCGCAACTGTCCTTGCACCTGGCGGAGTCTGGACGAACTACGTCTCGTCGGTGACCCAGATGTCCCGTGTCGTCGAGGCCATTCGCGCTTCGGGACAGTTCACCGAACCAGAGTGCTTCGAAACCCTGGTGCGTGGCTGGCACGTCGACGGCCTGGCAGTTCGCCCGGACCACCGCATGGTTGCCCACACCGCTTTCCTGATCACCTGCCGCCGGCTGGCTGATTCCGCTGATGGAATCCCGAAGGCCAAGCGAATCAAGGAGCACTCCTACTCAAGTGAAGACCTGAGTGCTTGGACTCGGGACCACGATGAGCAGCAGTGGTCTGCAGAAGCTCTGGGAGAGCGGGGCATTTCGGATAAGAAGCTGCGCCGTGCCTCTCGCGATGCACATCAGGCTGTGCGCGTGCGCGAAGCGCAGAATTCCGACGCGGACTCCGAGAGCTAA
- the arc gene encoding proteasome ATPase, which produces MWGSWNVNENHEAEKLAERLQMTERQVNVLRDKNRNLDKQLAGLSGNNQRLVALLETTREQIINLKAALEKDGDTPFSYGTVVAKHPRQHPASGQGIESTGVQAVDVIYSGRKMRVTVSPLMDFDSVLIGQQVLLNEALVVVAALGFEETGELVTVKELLENNLAVVMAHADDQRVIELAEPLRKAHLRVGDQLTVDSRSGMAVSRVQLTDMQSLVLEEVPEISYSDIGGLNSQIEAIKDSVELPFTHPDLYREHGLSAPKGILLYGPPGCGKTLIAKAVAHSLAQRVVERNEGTSTRSYFLNIKGPELLDKYVGETERHIRLIFARAREKALHGDPVVVFFDEMEALFRTRGTGVSSDVETTIVPQLLAEIDGVERLDNVIVIGASNREDMIDPAILRPGRLDVKIKIRRPDALGATEIFSKYLTTDLPLHESELASDAGNGEATIRRMIDSTVSEMYSTERINEFLEVTYVTGQTEILYFKDFASGAVIHNIVDRAKKHAIKALITTGERGLKMEYLLRAVREEFAEHEDMPNTTNPDDWARISGRKGERISNIRSLVNRQAAS; this is translated from the coding sequence ATGTGGGGGAGTTGGAACGTGAACGAAAATCACGAGGCAGAGAAATTGGCCGAACGGCTTCAGATGACTGAACGCCAGGTCAATGTGCTGCGCGATAAAAACCGCAACCTCGATAAGCAACTTGCCGGGCTCAGCGGAAACAACCAGCGGCTGGTCGCGCTGCTTGAAACCACGCGCGAACAAATCATCAATTTGAAAGCAGCCCTGGAAAAGGACGGCGACACGCCATTCAGCTACGGCACCGTCGTGGCCAAGCACCCACGCCAGCACCCGGCATCCGGGCAAGGCATCGAGTCCACCGGTGTGCAAGCTGTCGACGTGATCTATTCCGGCCGCAAAATGCGCGTAACGGTGAGCCCGCTCATGGACTTCGACTCCGTCCTCATCGGACAGCAAGTACTGCTGAATGAAGCCCTGGTTGTGGTGGCTGCCCTGGGGTTTGAGGAAACCGGCGAGCTGGTCACCGTCAAGGAATTGCTGGAGAACAACTTGGCCGTGGTCATGGCACACGCCGACGACCAGCGTGTTATCGAGCTGGCGGAACCTCTGCGCAAGGCGCACTTGCGAGTCGGCGATCAGCTGACCGTTGATTCTCGAAGCGGCATGGCCGTGAGCCGCGTGCAGCTCACCGATATGCAGTCGCTGGTCCTTGAGGAAGTCCCTGAAATCTCCTACTCCGATATCGGTGGATTGAACTCGCAGATCGAGGCCATCAAGGATTCGGTTGAGCTTCCCTTCACCCATCCGGACCTGTACCGGGAGCATGGATTGAGCGCACCCAAGGGCATTTTGCTTTATGGCCCTCCGGGCTGCGGCAAGACCCTGATTGCCAAGGCCGTCGCCCATTCCTTGGCCCAGCGTGTTGTTGAGCGCAATGAAGGCACCAGCACGCGCAGCTACTTCCTGAATATCAAGGGACCCGAGCTGCTGGACAAATACGTCGGCGAAACCGAACGCCATATTCGCCTGATCTTCGCCCGGGCCCGTGAGAAAGCCTTGCACGGCGATCCGGTTGTGGTGTTCTTCGACGAAATGGAAGCCCTGTTCCGCACCCGTGGAACGGGTGTGTCCTCCGACGTTGAAACCACCATCGTTCCCCAGCTGCTGGCCGAAATCGATGGCGTGGAACGACTGGATAACGTCATCGTCATTGGCGCATCGAACCGCGAGGACATGATTGATCCAGCCATCCTGCGTCCAGGCAGGCTTGATGTGAAGATCAAGATTCGCCGGCCGGATGCGCTGGGGGCCACCGAAATTTTCAGCAAGTACCTGACAACCGACCTCCCACTGCACGAATCCGAATTGGCGTCCGACGCAGGCAATGGCGAAGCGACGATTCGCCGGATGATCGACTCCACCGTCTCCGAGATGTACTCCACCGAGCGCATCAACGAATTCTTGGAAGTCACCTACGTGACCGGTCAAACAGAAATCCTCTACTTCAAGGACTTTGCGTCTGGCGCCGTCATCCACAACATCGTGGACCGAGCCAAAAAGCACGCGATCAAGGCGCTGATCACCACCGGTGAGCGCGGCTTGAAGATGGAGTATTTGCTTCGAGCAGTACGCGAGGAATTCGCGGAACACGAAGACATGCCCAATACGACCAATCCAGATGACTGGGCCAGAATCTCAGGACGCAAGGGCGAACGCATCAGCAATATCCGTTCCTTGGTCAACCGCCAGGCCGCCTCATGA
- the dop gene encoding depupylase/deamidase Dop, which translates to MSARRLVGLETEYGIIRPQMPNANATVLSAQIVDAYAQLVAEQSSTATAARWDYADESPLQDARGFEMDRDQAHPSQLTDVEPGLEEPGIWTAESIALDGNDARLGSTLYQEKDSTDVVMNMVLGNGARLYVDHAHPEYSSPESLTPRAAVLWDQAGDEVMRRAAQTAQRLGSGELLLYKNNTDNKSVSYGAHENYLVPRSVEFSSIVSGLTPFFVSRQIYCGSGRVGQGMLNEKAEFQISQRADFFEAEVGLETTINRPIINTRDEPHANWDKYRRLHVIIGDANLGQISTLLKVGATSLVLSLIEADMAPALELADPVRALQQISHDPSLKTRVKFRGGLELSAIEIQRLYLEASEKYCAARGIDDPDTTEILTRWAQLLEVLERDPMGAADQVDWIAKYKLISGFTQRHQLSLADPRVAMMDLQWADLRTDKGLYYRLAARGAIQTLFSQEEINQAVATPPQDTRAYLRGMALQRYAPYVVAANWDALSFAVPGARKISRFHMSEPLHGTRQSVGDLFDAELEISEFIDELARRR; encoded by the coding sequence ATGAGCGCGCGTCGCCTCGTCGGGCTGGAAACCGAGTACGGCATCATTCGTCCACAAATGCCCAATGCCAACGCCACGGTCCTCTCGGCTCAAATCGTGGATGCCTACGCACAACTTGTGGCCGAGCAGAGTTCCACTGCCACCGCAGCGCGCTGGGACTACGCCGACGAGTCTCCCTTGCAGGATGCCCGCGGTTTTGAAATGGACCGGGACCAAGCGCACCCAAGCCAGTTAACGGACGTGGAACCAGGGCTAGAGGAGCCTGGCATCTGGACTGCCGAGTCCATTGCGCTGGATGGCAATGATGCGCGGCTGGGATCCACCTTGTATCAGGAGAAGGATTCTACCGATGTTGTGATGAACATGGTGCTCGGAAATGGTGCACGCCTGTACGTAGACCATGCCCACCCCGAATACTCCAGCCCTGAATCGCTGACGCCGCGCGCTGCCGTTTTATGGGACCAGGCCGGAGACGAAGTCATGCGCCGCGCCGCTCAAACTGCGCAGCGGCTGGGCAGCGGCGAGTTATTGCTCTACAAGAACAATACTGACAACAAATCGGTATCGTACGGCGCCCACGAGAACTATCTGGTTCCGCGCTCAGTTGAGTTCTCCTCCATCGTGAGCGGATTGACCCCGTTCTTTGTCAGCCGCCAAATCTACTGCGGTTCTGGGCGCGTAGGCCAAGGCATGCTCAACGAGAAAGCGGAATTCCAGATTTCGCAGCGTGCTGATTTTTTTGAAGCTGAAGTTGGATTGGAAACGACGATCAATCGCCCAATCATCAACACGCGCGATGAGCCGCACGCCAACTGGGACAAGTACCGTCGTCTGCATGTAATCATCGGGGACGCCAACCTGGGGCAGATTTCCACCCTGCTCAAGGTTGGGGCCACCAGCCTGGTCCTTTCGCTCATCGAGGCAGATATGGCACCAGCTCTCGAATTAGCTGACCCGGTCCGTGCTTTGCAGCAAATCAGCCACGACCCTAGTCTCAAGACACGAGTAAAATTCCGCGGCGGGCTAGAACTGTCGGCCATAGAAATCCAGAGGCTGTATCTGGAAGCCAGCGAAAAATATTGTGCCGCACGAGGAATTGACGATCCGGACACCACCGAGATTTTGACCCGGTGGGCACAGTTGCTCGAAGTCCTCGAAAGAGATCCGATGGGCGCAGCGGATCAAGTTGATTGGATCGCCAAGTACAAGCTCATCAGCGGGTTTACCCAAAGGCACCAGCTCTCGCTGGCTGATCCGCGCGTAGCCATGATGGACCTACAATGGGCGGACTTGCGCACTGACAAGGGGCTGTACTATCGGCTCGCTGCGCGCGGCGCGATCCAAACATTGTTCAGCCAGGAAGAAATCAATCAAGCGGTTGCCACTCCTCCCCAGGACACCCGCGCATACCTGCGCGGAATGGCGCTGCAACGCTACGCACCCTACGTGGTTGCCGCCAACTGGGACGCACTGTCTTTCGCTGTTCCCGGCGCACGAAAGATCAGCCGATTCCACATGTCCGAACCCCTGCATGGAACCCGCCAGAGCGTTGGCGACTTGTTCGATGCCGAACTGGAGATTTCGGAATTTATCGACGAATTGGCGAGGCGCAGGTAA
- a CDS encoding ubiquitin-like protein Pup gives MTQESFSARRSSEHQAAETEQVQANTTGQSAGVDDLLDEIDSVLESNAEEFVRGFVQKGGQ, from the coding sequence ATGACCCAGGAAAGCTTCTCAGCTCGCCGCAGCTCCGAGCACCAGGCAGCTGAAACCGAGCAGGTGCAGGCCAACACCACCGGGCAGTCCGCTGGCGTAGATGACCTGCTCGACGAGATCGACTCGGTCCTTGAATCCAACGCCGAGGAATTCGTCCGCGGATTCGTCCAAAAGGGCGGTCAGTAA
- the pafA gene encoding Pup--protein ligase, with protein sequence MDRRIYGLETEFGLTYVPSDGRRLTPEDAARHLFKPVVNWGRSSNVFLENGSRLYLDVGSHPEYATAECDQLKQLIAHDRAGEAFMLDLVDQAEDQLLEEGHEGRIYMFKNNVDSAGNSYGCHENYLIPRKIEFKRLADMLIPFLVTRQLLCGAGHLIAGDDQTKFVFSQRADHMWEGVSSATTRSRPIINTRDEPHADAEYHRRLHVIVGDSSMSETTQLLKIGATDLVLRLIESGEIYHDLRLENPIRSIRQISHDFNGQTTVRLMGGDEPTALQIQWILLESVKEFVARHGAHHDQVERVLELWERTLTAIESGNYSLIDQDIDWAIKHKLIHGYAQKNSLPLSSPRLAQLNLTYHDIDPARGLFHVLKRRGLASSVVSDADIREAVNNPPATTRAAIRSKFIRAARAHGRRYSADWVHMKYEDEPGGIVLCKDPFATSDPEVDKLIDLMSQRS encoded by the coding sequence GTGGATCGCAGAATTTACGGGCTAGAAACCGAATTCGGACTGACTTATGTCCCGTCTGACGGACGCCGGCTGACTCCAGAGGACGCTGCACGGCATCTGTTCAAACCAGTAGTCAATTGGGGCAGAAGCTCCAATGTCTTCCTGGAGAATGGATCGCGGCTGTATTTGGATGTCGGCTCCCATCCCGAATATGCCACGGCCGAATGCGACCAGCTCAAACAGCTGATCGCCCACGACCGTGCCGGCGAGGCCTTCATGCTCGACCTTGTGGACCAGGCTGAGGACCAGCTGCTCGAAGAAGGGCACGAGGGCCGGATCTACATGTTCAAGAACAATGTGGACTCGGCGGGCAATTCCTATGGCTGCCATGAAAACTATCTGATTCCTCGCAAGATCGAATTCAAGCGGCTTGCCGACATGCTCATTCCCTTCTTGGTCACCAGGCAGCTATTGTGCGGAGCCGGGCACTTGATTGCCGGGGATGACCAGACTAAATTCGTTTTTTCCCAGCGCGCGGACCACATGTGGGAAGGCGTATCCTCGGCAACGACACGCTCGCGCCCGATCATCAATACGCGTGATGAGCCACACGCCGATGCAGAGTACCACCGTCGCTTGCACGTCATCGTGGGCGACTCGTCCATGAGCGAGACCACGCAGCTGCTGAAAATCGGCGCTACCGATCTCGTCCTGCGACTAATCGAATCCGGCGAGATCTACCATGACCTGCGGCTGGAAAACCCGATCCGTTCAATTCGCCAGATTTCCCATGACTTCAACGGCCAAACAACCGTGCGCCTGATGGGCGGCGACGAACCGACTGCGCTGCAGATCCAATGGATTCTCCTTGAATCGGTGAAAGAGTTTGTCGCCCGCCACGGAGCGCATCACGATCAGGTCGAGCGGGTGCTTGAACTTTGGGAACGGACGCTGACTGCGATTGAAAGTGGCAACTATTCGCTGATCGACCAGGACATCGACTGGGCCATCAAGCACAAGTTGATTCACGGGTATGCCCAGAAGAACTCCTTGCCGTTGTCATCGCCACGCTTGGCGCAGCTGAACTTGACCTATCACGATATCGATCCTGCCCGCGGGCTATTCCACGTACTCAAGCGACGCGGCTTGGCTTCCAGCGTGGTCAGCGATGCCGATATTCGCGAGGCCGTCAATAATCCGCCAGCGACGACACGCGCTGCGATCAGGAGCAAATTCATTCGTGCCGCGCGCGCCCATGGCCGGCGCTACAGTGCAGACTGGGTCCATATGAAATATGAGGACGAGCCCGGTGGCATCGTTCTATGCAAGGACCCGTTCGCGACCAGCGACCCTGAGGTGGACAAGCTCATTGACCTGATGAGTCAGCGATCTTGA
- a CDS encoding FKBP-type peptidyl-prolyl cis-trans isomerase, whose protein sequence is MRKVLALCATASVLALAACGSGSSSDLSSISVKPASDDKTAPEVSFDTPFVTDKDEAVTLEQGDGAEINPGDTISIKSGLYKAIDGLNAGENFTGQATSMTVDDSMKQQMPELYDRLVDSKVGDWIAYSSVEGTQQADGSIAEPEEGAKAERIIVLHVEDSTAASGTMSKDEVAKQKKEGKLPTVKVTDGKPTITIPKDTEAPKDLAVDVLEEGKGEAATATSKVKAKYSGVTWADGKEFDGNFDKDEATEFSLNQVIKGWTEGMTGLKAGSKVLLTIPADKAYGNSSQSGSPTGTLVFYVELESVTAGDSK, encoded by the coding sequence GTGCGAAAAGTATTGGCATTGTGCGCTACCGCCTCGGTTCTAGCCCTGGCCGCTTGTGGATCAGGTTCATCTTCGGATCTGTCTTCGATCTCGGTCAAGCCAGCGTCAGATGACAAAACCGCTCCAGAAGTTTCCTTCGACACTCCTTTTGTCACCGACAAGGACGAGGCAGTCACCTTGGAACAGGGTGACGGCGCTGAGATCAACCCAGGCGATACCATTTCGATTAAGTCGGGTCTCTACAAAGCCATTGATGGGCTTAACGCCGGAGAGAACTTCACCGGACAGGCAACTTCGATGACAGTCGACGACAGCATGAAACAGCAAATGCCAGAGCTCTATGACCGACTGGTCGACTCAAAGGTCGGAGACTGGATCGCCTACTCCAGCGTCGAAGGCACCCAGCAGGCTGATGGCAGCATTGCAGAACCTGAAGAGGGCGCAAAAGCCGAGCGCATTATCGTCCTGCACGTTGAAGACAGCACCGCTGCCAGTGGAACCATGAGCAAGGATGAAGTGGCCAAGCAGAAGAAGGAGGGCAAGCTTCCAACTGTCAAGGTCACCGACGGCAAGCCGACCATCACCATCCCGAAGGACACTGAAGCTCCCAAGGATCTTGCAGTAGACGTTCTGGAAGAGGGCAAGGGGGAAGCCGCCACCGCGACGTCCAAGGTCAAGGCCAAGTACTCCGGCGTTACCTGGGCAGATGGCAAAGAATTCGATGGCAACTTCGACAAGGACGAGGCCACCGAATTCAGTCTCAACCAGGTCATCAAGGGCTGGACCGAAGGCATGACCGGCCTGAAGGCTGGTTCCAAGGTGCTGCTGACGATCCCGGCCGATAAGGCCTACGGAAATTCTTCCCAGAGCGGATCGCCAACCGGCACCCTGGTCTTCTACGTAGAATTGGAATCTGTTACCGCTGGCGACAGCAAGTAG
- a CDS encoding FKBP-type peptidyl-prolyl cis-trans isomerase, whose amino-acid sequence MSFGERNYDRTKPEIDFPGTDAPEVLVITDLVEGTGAEVTPGTTVQAHYVGVAWSTGEEFDSSWNRGQTLDFPVGVGMVIQGWDQGLLGMKVGGRRRLDIPSKLAYGERGAPGAIAPNEALIFVVDLIGTK is encoded by the coding sequence ATGTCGTTCGGAGAACGCAACTACGACCGCACCAAGCCTGAGATTGACTTCCCGGGCACCGACGCACCAGAAGTACTGGTCATCACCGACCTGGTTGAGGGCACCGGCGCCGAAGTAACCCCAGGCACCACCGTTCAGGCGCACTACGTTGGCGTTGCCTGGTCGACCGGTGAAGAATTCGACTCATCCTGGAACCGTGGACAGACCCTGGACTTCCCAGTAGGGGTTGGCATGGTCATCCAGGGCTGGGACCAGGGTCTGCTGGGCATGAAGGTCGGCGGCCGCCGCCGCTTGGATATCCCTTCGAAGCTTGCCTATGGCGAGCGCGGCGCTCCCGGTGCCATCGCTCCAAACGAAGCGTTGATCTTCGTGGTAGATCTCATCGGCACCAAGTAA
- a CDS encoding helix-turn-helix transcriptional regulator, which yields MSIKQSSGPSKAERLTSLIYALATKSRKFNAERIGEYLVPDGSADTREKALDRLKDDIRNDFGLQLDKETIDGVPYYSIDTTDWFLPPVTFSPSEAGVVALAASLWKDTKLQSLGLNAAARVTGHADAVSPVAPLAGSLVPRLSMDEPNFRDCALAVFNRKTLKFTYVSSQGSTTERIVDVWGIGQRYGNWYFTGYDHTRSDSRVFRLSRVQGKLSNHRHNGPGSVYHPRPEGFEMNQVLLDFDLRHPGYIATIKLRGDEAIPLRAQSLNGRGTSSELHIGYSDPHSFAAELAAYGPAVQVLEPAELAEQVRRLLSEAKASQLAQQGLDAYAQVKFRPSRAAGRGTTTTQVMRNIDMIQYVVAHGAVEIQELAERYSMTVAKVREELSMIMMCGVPNGQHDELINVNDGDLDSDTVTISNAALLAEPQKLAPLEAVAVLGGLNALASIPEFEHQDILNSALAKVNSAVARFEGWNGALGFALSKARESDIPRQLVQAIRQHEVVRIDYYSASSRTHQLREVEPVRMIEDGSIQYLRAWCRKRENMLTFRVDRILSAQTLDEQYVPSARHEDQQDVQIRYEASSDDLEVVLYVDAEILPVVEAFHPISWSTGKVDNGYLATVRFSDHQVAAPLVARHSGKLAVVSPDATREQVVLWLDEAIGLYED from the coding sequence GTGAGCATAAAGCAATCCAGTGGTCCGAGCAAAGCAGAACGCCTAACCAGCCTGATCTATGCGCTGGCAACCAAATCCCGGAAGTTCAATGCAGAGCGCATTGGCGAATATCTCGTTCCTGACGGTTCTGCCGATACCCGGGAAAAAGCCCTTGACCGGCTCAAAGACGACATTCGCAATGACTTCGGACTGCAGCTGGACAAGGAAACGATCGACGGCGTTCCCTATTACAGCATTGATACAACCGACTGGTTCTTGCCCCCGGTCACGTTCAGCCCATCTGAAGCAGGTGTCGTTGCCCTGGCGGCGAGCCTATGGAAAGACACCAAGCTCCAGTCACTGGGCTTGAACGCGGCAGCCCGCGTTACCGGCCATGCCGACGCAGTGTCACCGGTTGCACCGCTGGCCGGATCGCTGGTGCCCCGATTGTCCATGGATGAGCCGAACTTCCGCGACTGCGCGCTGGCGGTTTTCAACCGCAAGACCCTGAAGTTCACCTATGTCTCTTCACAAGGCTCAACAACGGAACGCATTGTTGACGTGTGGGGGATTGGGCAGCGCTACGGCAACTGGTATTTCACGGGCTACGACCACACCCGCAGCGACTCGCGGGTCTTCCGACTCTCGCGCGTGCAGGGCAAGCTCAGCAACCACCGGCACAACGGGCCGGGGAGCGTCTATCATCCGCGCCCCGAGGGGTTCGAAATGAACCAGGTGCTCCTGGACTTTGATCTGAGGCACCCGGGATATATCGCAACCATCAAGTTGCGCGGTGATGAGGCAATTCCGTTGCGCGCCCAATCCCTAAACGGACGCGGCACCAGCTCAGAGCTTCACATCGGTTACTCGGATCCGCACTCTTTTGCGGCCGAACTTGCCGCGTACGGGCCGGCAGTCCAAGTACTCGAGCCAGCAGAATTGGCCGAGCAAGTTCGCAGGTTGCTCTCCGAGGCCAAGGCCTCGCAACTGGCACAGCAGGGCTTGGACGCGTATGCCCAGGTGAAGTTCCGGCCCAGCCGGGCTGCCGGACGCGGAACGACGACCACCCAGGTGATGCGCAATATCGACATGATCCAATATGTCGTTGCCCATGGCGCCGTGGAAATCCAAGAACTCGCCGAACGCTATTCAATGACCGTGGCCAAGGTCCGCGAAGAATTGTCCATGATCATGATGTGCGGTGTCCCCAATGGACAACACGACGAATTGATCAACGTTAATGACGGAGACCTTGATTCGGATACCGTCACCATCTCCAATGCAGCACTATTGGCTGAACCGCAGAAGCTTGCCCCGTTGGAAGCCGTCGCTGTTCTTGGCGGCCTTAATGCCTTGGCGAGCATCCCGGAGTTCGAGCATCAAGATATCCTGAACTCTGCTTTGGCCAAGGTCAACTCCGCCGTAGCCCGCTTTGAAGGCTGGAACGGCGCACTGGGTTTTGCGCTGTCCAAGGCACGCGAAAGCGATATCCCGCGCCAGCTCGTCCAGGCCATTCGGCAGCATGAAGTGGTGCGCATCGATTACTACTCTGCCAGCTCGCGCACCCACCAGTTGCGCGAGGTTGAACCGGTGAGGATGATTGAAGACGGGTCGATCCAGTACCTTCGCGCGTGGTGCCGAAAACGGGAAAATATGCTGACGTTCCGTGTCGATCGGATTTTAAGTGCCCAAACGCTAGATGAACAGTACGTTCCCTCGGCAAGGCACGAAGACCAGCAGGACGTCCAGATTCGATATGAGGCGAGTTCGGATGATCTTGAGGTTGTGCTCTATGTTGATGCAGAAATCTTGCCCGTTGTAGAGGCCTTCCACCCTATTTCTTGGTCCACGGGCAAAGTCGATAATGGCTACCTGGCCACGGTTCGCTTCTCGGATCATCAAGTGGCTGCTCCACTGGTGGCTCGGCACAGCGGTAAACTGGCTGTGGTTAGTCCTGACGCTACGCGCGAACAAGTCGTGCTGTGGTTGGACGAGGCTATCGGATTGTATGAGGATTAG
- the tatA gene encoding Sec-independent protein translocase subunit TatA has protein sequence MGGLQGWHLVIIIVLALLLFGAPKLPGLARSMGQSLRIFKSEVRQMKDDDPKSETVDGTVNEQNPNEKNNS, from the coding sequence ATGGGTGGTTTACAGGGATGGCATCTGGTCATCATTATCGTATTGGCACTGCTGCTTTTCGGTGCGCCAAAGCTTCCGGGCCTCGCTCGCTCGATGGGCCAGTCGCTGCGCATTTTCAAATCCGAAGTTCGCCAGATGAAGGATGACGATCCAAAATCGGAGACTGTCGATGGGACAGTCAACGAACAGAATCCTAACGAAAAGAACAACTCGTAA
- the tatC gene encoding twin-arginine translocase subunit TatC, which translates to MATNNDKTPRNKKKRVKDDEGRMSLKEHLIEARNRLFKSLIALTLGTVAGFFIYDWLLELIIAPVQAAGGSVNFTAVMSPFDIMIKVALFVGILISSPVWLYQLWAFIVPGLKKNERRLSYSFVAISVPLFIGGVAMAYFVLPFALHFFISLAPENSENLININEYLPFIIRLLLAFGLAMLVPVLMVGLNMVGVLSAKVILKNWRITVFLIALVAAMAAPGGDAITMFALAGPLFLTFAAATLFCYFNDKKRAKKQAAQDAENERLAKGDSSTIDTPSHIDEPNSQL; encoded by the coding sequence GTGGCAACAAATAACGATAAGACACCGCGCAATAAGAAGAAGCGGGTCAAAGACGACGAAGGCCGGATGTCTCTTAAAGAGCATCTGATTGAAGCTCGAAACCGGCTCTTCAAATCGCTCATAGCGCTGACCTTGGGCACCGTGGCTGGATTCTTCATCTATGACTGGCTGCTGGAGCTCATCATCGCTCCAGTGCAGGCAGCTGGGGGATCAGTCAATTTCACGGCCGTGATGTCGCCTTTCGACATCATGATCAAGGTCGCGCTCTTTGTCGGAATTCTCATCTCGTCCCCGGTATGGCTCTATCAGTTGTGGGCATTTATCGTCCCGGGACTGAAGAAGAATGAACGCCGACTCAGCTATAGCTTCGTTGCCATCTCGGTGCCGCTGTTTATCGGCGGCGTCGCCATGGCCTACTTTGTGTTGCCCTTCGCCCTTCATTTCTTCATCAGCCTGGCTCCGGAGAATTCCGAGAACCTGATCAACATCAACGAGTACCTGCCATTCATCATCCGCTTGCTGCTTGCCTTCGGCCTGGCCATGCTGGTTCCGGTGCTGATGGTGGGCCTGAACATGGTGGGCGTCCTGTCTGCCAAGGTGATTTTGAAGAATTGGCGAATCACCGTTTTCCTCATTGCCCTGGTGGCTGCGATGGCTGCTCCGGGTGGCGATGCCATCACGATGTTCGCGCTTGCTGGACCGCTGTTCCTGACTTTCGCGGCCGCGACATTATTCTGCTACTTCAACGACAAGAAGCGTGCGAAGAAGCAAGCAGCCCAGGATGCCGAAAACGAGCGCCTTGCCAAGGGCGATTCGTCGACAATCGATACTCCGAGCCACATCGACGAACCTAATTCACAGTTGTAA